The window TAAGTTCAACATAAATGTTCAGTAATAACATTATAATGACTCCCCATTTGCGAAGTAATAAAAACGGCATTTCAACCTGGATAAACAATACAAAAAACGCCAAACGCGGTGATACAAGAAAATAAGATTGTTGAAGTAAAACCATTTCCTGATAACTCTTTCATTTTACTAATATTGCGTCGACCATAAGCCAATGAAAAGTTCATCGCCGTTCCCATCCCCATCATGACACTAAACGCCCATTGCAAGTTATAAGTTTGACTTGCATATTGGGTGGCAATATTAATATATGATTGCATTTCTTTTAGGGGAATTTCAGTTACAATCTGAGAACCAGTAAAATGATTTAACGCGTTATAAGCATCAACATAAAATGGGTCTTTCATCGCATCCGGAGCCGCAAATTGTAAGGCTAATGTTTTATCAATGATATTATAAAAACCTTGAATGATCATCAATAAAACAGTAGGAATACAAAAATACGCAATGGTTAATCATGGTTTGGCATACCGTAATTTTTTTTCACGCGCAGTTAAAATAACTGATGTCATAGTACCTCCTCTCTATTTTATTTTTTACGATAAAAACAGTTAATGATATTTAATAAGACTACGTACTAGTTTTTACTAAATATTAATAATATTATAGTCCAAAAAAATAAAAAAGGTGGGGAAAATAACTTTTTTCTAATTATTTTCCCACCCTATTTAGTATTACCTATTCGCCAGGCTGGAATAACACAGAAGCTTTTCCAAAATCACGGTTGACCGAAAAAAGCAACCGGTCATAGATTTCGGAAATATTAGTAATGTACGGTTGAATTTGGGTTAAAAAAATTCGTTTTTCCATTGAATTATAAGCAATTGTTTTAATATTATCATTTTGTTTTGGTAAGTGAATAATTAATGAATCAGGTGTTTTATTAATTATTTTATAATTATAACGCTCAGCAATGGCAGTTAAATCACTTAGAAATGCTGGTTCCATTTTTAGCTTGGCGATATTTTAACCCTCGTAAAAAACTCATCTCTACTAAATATTGGTAAACATTTAAATGATTTGAAAAATGAGCATTTTCCGAAATATAACCAATAATTTGTTTGGCGGGAGTGGAAGCAGATTTCATCCCGTGAATAAATAGTTTTCCTTCGGTTGGAATAATTGCCCCAATAATTGATTTAATAGTTGTTGTTTTCCCCGAACCATTAGATCCAATAAACCCGTGAATTTTCCCCTTGCTAACAGTTATCGCAATATTATCAACAGTTTTAAAATCTTTAAATTTTTTGGTAAAATGACGGATTTCAATTGCCAAATTAGGATCAGCCACGATTTTATTTGTTATTTGTAACATCTTTTTTCATATTAGACAAAATCCTTTTTACATACTCTTCAAATTACTAATCCCAATACTCCTAAGGAAATGAAAACATAAGCCGCATACATTCCCCCTAAACTATGAATTGTTTGGGCTTGGTTAAAATGACCAGCAATGTAGTATAAAGTATAATCAATGGCATTATTTTGATAATTCACTTCTTTAACAGTTGGGGGTAATATAGTTATTTAAGGGTAAAAACATTCCTGACAATGATGAATTTTCAACCGGACGATCATTTCCAGTTCACATAATTACTCATTGTTATCAAATATTTAAATATCCCATTAATTTATATTTTACAATTGCCCCATCAATATCACTTTTTGTAGCAGTTCAATAATCCGGCGAACTATCCAAATCGTTTTGATCACCATTATAAATAGTTGTTAATGTATAATTAAATAATAAATTAGCAAATTTATAAACTGTTGAATATAACCCATTAACTAAATAGGCTCCCGCTTGTTGATAACTATAGCTATCATAATTTTCTTGTACTAAATTTTTAATATCATCAATTAAAGCACTTTCCCCCAGAGAGGAAAGTGAAATCGCGCTTGTTAGCGCATTGATTAATAATTGGCACTTTAACTAGTTCCATAATTACTACTATTCGTAGTTCCATATACCATGCTAGATACTGTTGCTAGTGAATTATTTAAGAATTTACTATCATAGGTTGCTTTTAAGAAATGATAAATTTTTTTGTCTCGGACTGTTGGTAATAAATCAGGGTTAATAGCATTTGGACTCGCCGAAGTTATTTTCCCTTTTACTTCTGTATCAT is drawn from Spiroplasma mirum ATCC 29335 and contains these coding sequences:
- a CDS encoding ATP-binding cassette domain-containing protein — protein: MLQITNKIVADPNLAIEIRHFTKKFKDFKTVDNIAITVSKGKIHGFIGSNGSGKTTTIKSIIGAIIPTEGKLFIHGMKSASTPAKQIIGYISENAHFSNHLNVYQYLVEMSFLRGLKYRQAKNGTSISKWFNCHCWAL